Proteins from a genomic interval of Candidatus Flexicrinis proximus:
- a CDS encoding glycosyltransferase family 4 protein, which produces MTGPIKIVRIISRLNIGGPAIHVSLLTARMNNADFESTLVTGNIGGDEGDMSYYAADHGVTPLIIAELGRELHPLRDMRTLWKVYRLLRREKPDVVHTHTAKAGFIGRWAAWMAGVPVIVHTFHGHVFHGYFGATKTRLFIFLERQSSRITDTVLTLTQSLRRELAETYRVARTEKITVLPLGLDLGAFAAAKRKSGTFRAQYDIPADAPLVGIAGRMVPVKNHALFLEAAAQVRAARPDARFVMIGDGELRDALERQIDNLGLRGFVKITGWYSEMASAYADMDVFALSSINEGTPVTVIEALAAGCPVVATHVGGLPDLLEGGRYGTLVSSGNAHALAQAILTTLDSPPDSSAAQAAMLNQYGIDRLVSDLSALYKGLLAKKRK; this is translated from the coding sequence GTGACCGGTCCGATCAAGATCGTCCGTATCATCTCACGGCTGAACATCGGCGGGCCGGCCATTCACGTCTCCCTGCTGACGGCGCGGATGAACAACGCGGACTTCGAAAGCACCCTGGTCACCGGCAACATCGGCGGCGACGAGGGCGATATGAGTTACTACGCGGCGGACCACGGCGTGACGCCGCTGATCATCGCCGAACTGGGCCGCGAACTCCACCCGCTGCGCGACATGCGCACGCTGTGGAAGGTCTACCGCCTGCTGCGCCGCGAGAAGCCGGATGTGGTGCATACACATACGGCCAAAGCCGGATTCATCGGGCGGTGGGCAGCATGGATGGCGGGCGTGCCGGTGATCGTGCATACCTTCCACGGCCACGTCTTCCACGGGTACTTCGGCGCGACGAAGACGCGGCTGTTCATCTTTCTCGAACGCCAATCGAGCCGGATCACCGATACGGTGCTGACGCTGACGCAGAGCCTGCGGCGAGAGCTGGCTGAGACTTACCGCGTGGCGCGCACCGAGAAGATCACCGTGCTGCCGCTCGGGCTGGACCTGGGGGCATTCGCCGCCGCGAAACGCAAGTCCGGCACGTTCCGCGCACAGTACGACATCCCGGCCGACGCGCCGCTGGTGGGAATCGCCGGACGAATGGTGCCGGTGAAGAACCACGCGCTGTTCCTGGAGGCCGCCGCGCAGGTACGCGCCGCACGGCCGGACGCGCGCTTTGTGATGATCGGCGACGGCGAACTACGCGACGCCCTGGAGCGGCAGATCGACAACCTCGGGCTGCGCGGGTTCGTCAAGATCACCGGCTGGTACAGCGAAATGGCAAGCGCATACGCCGATATGGATGTGTTCGCGCTGAGCAGCATCAACGAAGGGACGCCGGTGACGGTGATCGAGGCGCTGGCCGCCGGGTGCCCGGTGGTGGCGACGCATGTGGGCGGCCTGCCCGACCTGCTGGAAGGCGGACGGTACGGCACGCTGGTGTCGAGCGGAAACGCACACGCGCTGGCGCAGGCTATTTTGACGACGCTGGACTCTCCTCCCGATTCATCGGCGGCACAAGCGGCGATGCTGAACCAATACGGCATCGACCGGCTGGTGAGCGACCTGAGCGCACTGTATAAGGGCTTGCTGGCGAAGAAACGCAAATGA
- a CDS encoding GNAT family N-acetyltransferase, producing the protein MITPPLTVTPITREFVREILTWRYAPPYDVYDLNVAPENVETEIAYFMAPETRFQQIERDGEPIAAFSLGDDGQVPGGDYSAPALDIGMGLRPDLTGQGLGRTLVETVTAYAIQSDNPPALRVTVAAFNARALRVWSGAGFEEASRFNAEHNGLPFVIMVRDLSHSKS; encoded by the coding sequence ATGATTACCCCTCCCCTAACTGTCACCCCGATCACCCGCGAGTTTGTGCGCGAAATCCTGACGTGGCGGTATGCGCCGCCGTACGACGTGTACGATCTGAACGTCGCGCCGGAAAACGTCGAGACTGAAATCGCCTACTTCATGGCGCCGGAGACTCGCTTCCAGCAGATCGAGCGCGACGGCGAGCCGATCGCGGCGTTTTCGCTGGGGGACGACGGACAGGTCCCCGGCGGTGATTACAGTGCCCCGGCCCTCGATATCGGGATGGGGCTGCGGCCCGACCTGACCGGACAAGGCCTGGGAAGAACGCTGGTGGAAACCGTGACCGCTTACGCGATCCAGTCCGATAATCCCCCTGCCCTGCGCGTCACGGTCGCGGCGTTCAACGCACGCGCGCTGCGGGTATGGAGCGGCGCCGGATTCGAAGAAGCGAGCCGCTTCAACGCCGAGCATAACGGCCTGCCGTTTGTCATAATGGTGCGCGACCTGTCACACTCCAAATCCTGA
- a CDS encoding GDP-L-fucose synthase produces the protein MTFNWAAQKVIVTGGSGFLGSHLVKHLESLGAGEIIVPRSAQYDLRLPEAVGRLYTDHADTTMVIHLAAKVGGIGANRAHPAQFYYDNLMMGTYILDLAYRHHIPRFVGVGTICAYPKFTPIPFKEDDLWNGYPEETNAPYGLVKKLLMVQGQTYRQEYGYPAIHLMPTNLYGPGDNFDLETSHVIPALVRKMSEARNAGSATVTLWGDGSPTREFVYVKDAARGIALAAAYYDSPEPVNIGSGIEISIRDLATKIQALVGFKGTIVWDTSKPNGQPRRNVDVSRAKAAFGFEAEVSFDEGLRETVEWYNTSIAVV, from the coding sequence ATGACCTTCAATTGGGCCGCGCAAAAGGTGATCGTGACTGGAGGCTCCGGTTTTCTAGGCAGCCATCTGGTGAAGCATCTGGAGTCGCTTGGGGCGGGTGAAATCATCGTGCCGCGCAGCGCTCAGTACGACCTGCGCCTGCCGGAAGCCGTCGGGCGCCTGTATACCGACCACGCCGATACCACCATGGTCATCCACCTTGCGGCCAAGGTCGGCGGCATCGGCGCCAACCGCGCCCACCCCGCCCAGTTCTATTACGACAACCTCATGATGGGAACCTATATCCTCGACCTGGCCTACCGGCATCACATTCCGCGCTTTGTCGGGGTTGGCACCATCTGCGCCTATCCGAAATTCACGCCGATTCCCTTCAAGGAAGACGACCTCTGGAACGGCTATCCCGAAGAGACCAACGCGCCCTACGGCCTCGTCAAAAAGCTCCTCATGGTCCAGGGCCAGACCTACCGCCAGGAATACGGCTATCCCGCCATCCACCTCATGCCGACCAATCTCTATGGCCCGGGTGACAACTTCGATCTGGAGACTTCACACGTTATCCCCGCGTTGGTCCGCAAGATGAGCGAGGCCAGGAACGCCGGCAGCGCTACCGTAACCCTCTGGGGTGATGGCAGCCCGACCCGCGAATTTGTCTACGTCAAAGACGCCGCCCGCGGTATCGCTCTCGCGGCCGCCTATTACGACTCGCCGGAGCCGGTCAACATCGGCAGCGGTATCGAGATCAGCATCCGCGATCTTGCCACCAAGATTCAGGCGCTGGTCGGCTTCAAAGGCACCATCGTCTGGGATACCTCCAAACCGAACGGACAGCCTCGCCGCAATGTCGATGTCAGTCGCGCCAAAGCCGCCTTTGGCTTCGAAGCCGAGGTCAGCTTCGATGAAGGCCTGCGCGAGACGGTCGAGTGGTATAACACATCTATCGCCGTCGTTTAG
- a CDS encoding GNAT family N-acetyltransferase — protein MTIVTLEEYTCRTWPALETIPYDGWLLRFAAGCTNRANSVYPLYRSTYDVDRKIAYCENEYAARGLKPTFKLTDASNPPALDKALESAGYAIFEPSLVMSAHLSAAPDAGPTDVTLSETFYDAWIDAYFEAQPSRIHQRDTYKQLLSATPGQRCFASVVVDGRIAAVGLTSRSREVAGIYNMATHPVFRGRGYAEAVVRALQRHAVQHGAHTVILSVSGGNAVAQRVYARCGFSESYRYRYRVKSDS, from the coding sequence ATGACCATCGTAACACTCGAAGAGTATACCTGTCGGACGTGGCCTGCACTGGAAACTATACCCTACGATGGTTGGCTCCTGCGCTTCGCCGCCGGCTGCACCAATCGCGCCAACTCCGTCTATCCGCTGTACCGCTCAACCTACGATGTCGATCGCAAGATCGCTTACTGCGAAAACGAGTACGCCGCCCGCGGCCTCAAGCCGACTTTCAAGCTCACCGACGCCTCGAACCCTCCGGCCCTCGACAAAGCCCTGGAATCTGCCGGCTATGCCATCTTCGAGCCTTCGCTGGTGATGTCCGCGCACCTCTCGGCTGCACCGGACGCCGGCCCGACCGATGTTACGCTCAGCGAGACTTTCTACGACGCCTGGATCGACGCCTATTTCGAGGCGCAGCCCTCGCGCATCCACCAGCGCGACACCTACAAGCAGCTCCTCTCGGCCACGCCGGGGCAGCGCTGTTTCGCCTCGGTGGTCGTCGATGGCCGCATCGCTGCCGTCGGCCTGACTTCCCGCAGCCGCGAGGTCGCCGGCATCTACAACATGGCCACGCATCCCGTCTTCCGTGGTCGCGGCTATGCCGAGGCCGTCGTGCGCGCGCTTCAACGTCACGCTGTTCAGCACGGCGCCCATACTGTTATTCTATCCGTCTCTGGCGGCAATGCCGTTGCCCAGCGCGTCTATGCCCGCTGTGGTTTTTCGGAATCATACCGCTACCGTTACCGGGTCAAATCCGACTCGTAG